In one window of Leptidea sinapis chromosome 31, ilLepSina1.1, whole genome shotgun sequence DNA:
- the LOC126973979 gene encoding pickpocket protein 28-like: MEVPREQSNNIRIRNKTVTKDLREYLLTSTLHGLRYIGEKKLTWFERFFWLIAFSCSLICAGFFILNVYAKWRMSPMIVSINPEDMPLNKLPFPALTICNVNQAKKSVAERYVAYGDPVDKKLLESLCSTQNDADLFEDEIADTADWDHTRTFLIKVTQPCEEMLTKCMWNSKTMNCYDLFNAQLTDEGLCCTFNVVHRDMMFRNPKDLNDMNITFPSPAVDWTPETGYPHNSPPDGFPWKPKGVGTDHGLTLILDANIPEYYCASTKSVGFKILLHNPTETPKIAKLGEIYGPGIEARW, encoded by the exons GTACCACGTGaacaaagtaataatataagaatcCGTAACAAAACTGTTACAAAGGATTTAAGAGAATATCTACTCACGTCGACACTGCATGGATTGCGGTATATTggagaaaaaaaattaacctgGTTTGAAAG GTTTTTCTGGCTCATTGCATTCAGTTGCTCTTTAATATGCGCTGGATTCTTCATTTTAAACGTATACGCAAAATGGCGGATGTCACCAATGATTGTTAGCATCAATCCAGAAGATATGCCACTGAATAAATTACCATTTCCAGCATTGACGATTTGCAATGTTAACCAGGCAAAAAAATCGGTGGCTGAACGCTATGTTGCTTATGg AGATCCTGTCGACAAGAAGTTATTGGAAAGTTTATGTTCAACACAAAACGACGCCGACCTATTTGAAGATGAAATCGCTGACACCGCAGATTGGGACCATACTAGGACTTTTCTTATCAAG GTTACTCAACCTTGCGAAGAAATGCTCACGAAATGTATGTGGAACTCAAAGACGATGAACTGCTACGATTTATTTAATGCACAACTTACTGATGAGGGATTATGTTGCACCTTTAACGTGGTTCACAGGGATATGATGTTCAGGAATCC AAAAGATTTGAATGACATGAACATCACATTTCCATCACCTGCCGTTGATTGGACGCCGGAAACCGGCTATCCACACAACTCGCCACCTGATGGATTTCCGTGGAAACCAAAAG GTGTTGGTACTGATCATGGGTTGACGCTAATTCTGGATGCAAATATTCCAGAATATTACTGTGCTTCTACGAAAAGTGTTGGATTTAAA ATATTACTCCATAATCCAACGGAAACTCCAAAAATAGCAAAACTAGGAGAGATCTATGGACCAGGCATAGAAGCAC GTTGGTAA
- the LOC126974049 gene encoding mediator of RNA polymerase II transcription subunit 31-A produces the protein MLAAKVTTETEDQNRIRFQVELEFVQCLANPNYIHFLAQRGYLKEQTFINYLKYLQYWREPEYARYLKYPMCLHFLELLQHEAFRRECVSAQVCKFMDDQAILLWQHYTRRRTRTLQPPDAPSAPNIPTNNQHGVSRQQ, from the exons ATGTTGGCGGCAAAAG TGACCACAGAAACCGAAGACCAGAATAGAATAAGGTTTCAGGTGGAACTGGAATTTGTGCAATGCTTGGCAAATCCAAACTACATACATT TTTTAGCCCAAAGAGGTTATTTGAAGGAGCAGACATTTATCAACTATCTTAAATACCTACAATACTGGAGGGAGCCAGAATATGCCAGATATCTGAAGTATCCAATGTGCTTGCACTTCCTAGAGCTGCTACAACATGAGGCGTTTAGGAGGGAATGTGTATCTGCTCAG GTGTGCAAATTTATGGATGACCAAGCAATATTATTATGGCAACACTACACAAGAAGACGTACACGAACATTGCAACCTCCTGACGCACCATCTGCTCCAAACATACCCACAAACAATCAGCATGGTGTCTCAAGACAGCAGTGA